The proteins below come from a single Azospirillum thermophilum genomic window:
- a CDS encoding mannitol dehydrogenase family protein, with protein MADRPMRLSSATLAALPAGVERPAYDRTALRTGIVHLGVGAFQRAHQALFTDRLLGREFGDWGICGVSLRNPDTRDALAPQDGLYTVAVRDAAGERLRVVGCLTELLVAPEDPAAVLERMSHPSVRIVTLTVTEKGYCHDPATGALNEAHPDIRHDLANPGSPRSTIGFLAEALSRRRAAGIAPFTVLSCDNLPGNGDTVARILRRFAELRDAGFGAWVAEAVACPNSMVDRIVPATTDADRARVSQALGVADAWPVVTEPFAQWVVEDRFPAGRPAWETVGVEMVPDVHPYETMKLRLLNGSHSTLAYLGYLAGYETVSDSMADPAFARLIRGLMDEESGPTLRMPPGADLEQYKAALIGRFRNPALHHRTWQIAMDGTQKLPQRLLAPARERLAAGLPIDRLALGVAGWMRYVSGRDEAGRPIDVRDPLADRLAALAAEAGPSAERLAPALFGLSAVFGDDLPRDPRFTGPVTEALHRLFTRGAKAVVAAAAGAEG; from the coding sequence ATGGCCGACCGTCCGATGCGTCTCAGCTCCGCAACGCTCGCCGCCCTTCCCGCCGGGGTGGAGCGGCCGGCCTATGACCGGACGGCGCTGCGGACGGGGATCGTGCATCTCGGCGTCGGGGCCTTCCAGCGGGCGCATCAGGCGCTGTTCACCGACCGGCTGCTGGGCAGGGAGTTCGGGGACTGGGGGATCTGCGGGGTCAGCCTGCGCAATCCCGACACGCGCGACGCGCTGGCGCCGCAGGACGGGCTCTACACCGTCGCCGTGCGCGACGCGGCGGGCGAACGGCTGCGCGTCGTCGGCTGCCTGACGGAACTGCTGGTGGCGCCGGAGGATCCGGCCGCCGTGCTGGAGCGGATGAGCCACCCGTCGGTGCGCATCGTCACCCTCACGGTGACCGAGAAGGGCTATTGCCACGACCCGGCGACCGGTGCGCTGAACGAGGCGCATCCGGACATCCGGCACGACCTCGCCAACCCCGGCAGCCCGCGCAGCACCATCGGCTTCCTGGCCGAGGCGCTGAGCCGCCGCCGGGCCGCCGGCATCGCGCCCTTCACGGTGCTGAGCTGCGACAACCTGCCGGGCAACGGCGACACGGTGGCGCGGATCCTGCGCCGCTTCGCCGAGCTGCGCGACGCCGGCTTCGGCGCCTGGGTGGCGGAGGCGGTGGCCTGCCCCAACAGCATGGTCGACCGCATCGTGCCGGCCACCACCGACGCCGACCGCGCCCGCGTCTCGCAGGCGCTGGGCGTCGCCGACGCCTGGCCGGTGGTGACCGAGCCCTTCGCCCAGTGGGTGGTGGAGGACCGCTTCCCCGCCGGCCGCCCGGCCTGGGAGACGGTGGGGGTGGAGATGGTCCCCGACGTCCATCCCTACGAGACGATGAAGCTGCGGCTGCTGAACGGCAGCCATTCGACGCTGGCCTATCTCGGCTATCTGGCGGGGTACGAGACGGTGTCCGACAGCATGGCCGACCCGGCCTTCGCCCGGCTGATCCGCGGCCTGATGGACGAGGAGTCCGGGCCGACGCTGCGCATGCCGCCGGGCGCCGACCTGGAGCAGTACAAGGCGGCGCTGATCGGGCGGTTCCGCAACCCGGCGCTGCACCACCGCACCTGGCAGATCGCCATGGACGGCACGCAGAAGCTTCCGCAGCGGCTGCTGGCCCCGGCGCGGGAGCGGCTGGCCGCCGGGCTGCCGATCGACCGGCTGGCACTGGGGGTGGCGGGCTGGATGCGCTATGTCTCCGGCCGCGACGAGGCCGGGCGCCCCATCGACGTCCGCGACCCGCTGGCCGACCGGCTGGCCGCTCTCGCCGCCGAAGCCGGCCCCTCGGCCGAGCGGCTGGCCCCCGCCCTGTTCGGCCTGTCCGCCGTCTTCGGCGACGACCTGCCGCGCGACCCCCGCTTCACCGGCCCGGTGACCGAGGCGCTGCACCGCCTCTTCACGCGGGGGGCGAAGGCGGTGGTGGCTGCCGCGGCCGGCGCCGAGGGGTGA
- the uxuA gene encoding mannonate dehydratase, translating to MEQTWRWFGPDDPIKLNHIRQAGATGIVTALHQIPYGVVWSVEEIETRKAMIAADPSLGLRWSVTESLPVHEAIKIGEGDLTELFDNYRQSMRNLAACGVTTICYNFMPVLDWTRTDLRTPLAGGGTSLRFNAHEHAAFDVYMLQRPNAEDDHAPEVLAKARAWYDRSSESDRDRLLSNIMAGLPGAFDRYDIPGLRRMIARYNDMSADGLRATLARFLREVIPTAEEVGIRMAIHPDDPPRPLFGLPRVVSTEDDLAHLLDCCPSPSNGLTFCTGSLGAGRSNDVPAMARRFAADIHFAHLRNVRKEPDGSFEEAEHLGGDVDMVSVVTTLLEEQKRRKDAGRAEWRIPFRPDHGHELLDDVGRRTHPGYPMIGRLRGLAEIRGVMTAVAGLRQLPV from the coding sequence ATGGAACAGACCTGGCGCTGGTTCGGTCCCGACGACCCCATCAAGCTCAACCACATCCGCCAGGCCGGAGCCACCGGCATCGTCACGGCGCTGCACCAGATCCCCTATGGGGTCGTCTGGTCGGTGGAGGAGATCGAGACGCGCAAGGCGATGATCGCCGCCGACCCCTCGCTCGGCCTGCGCTGGAGCGTCACGGAAAGCCTTCCGGTGCACGAGGCGATCAAGATCGGCGAGGGCGACCTGACGGAGCTGTTCGACAACTACCGCCAGTCGATGCGCAACCTCGCGGCCTGCGGGGTGACGACGATCTGCTACAACTTCATGCCGGTGCTGGACTGGACCCGCACCGACCTCAGGACCCCGCTGGCCGGCGGCGGCACCTCGCTGCGCTTCAACGCCCATGAGCATGCGGCGTTCGACGTCTACATGCTGCAGCGGCCCAACGCCGAGGACGACCACGCGCCGGAGGTGCTGGCGAAGGCCAGGGCATGGTACGACCGTTCCAGCGAGAGCGACCGCGACCGGCTGCTGTCCAACATCATGGCGGGGCTGCCGGGTGCCTTCGACCGCTACGATATCCCCGGCCTGCGCCGGATGATCGCGCGTTACAACGACATGAGCGCCGACGGGCTGCGCGCGACGCTGGCGCGCTTCCTGCGCGAGGTGATCCCGACCGCCGAGGAGGTCGGCATCCGCATGGCGATCCACCCGGACGACCCGCCGCGCCCGCTGTTCGGCCTGCCGCGCGTCGTCAGCACCGAGGACGACCTCGCCCACCTGCTGGACTGCTGCCCGTCGCCGTCGAACGGCCTGACCTTCTGCACCGGCTCGCTCGGCGCCGGGCGGAGCAACGACGTGCCGGCGATGGCGAGGCGCTTCGCCGCCGACATCCACTTCGCCCACCTGCGCAACGTGCGCAAGGAGCCCGACGGCTCGTTCGAGGAGGCGGAGCATCTCGGCGGCGACGTCGACATGGTGTCGGTCGTCACGACGCTGCTGGAGGAGCAGAAGCGGCGCAAGGACGCCGGCCGGGCGGAGTGGCGCATCCCCTTCCGCCCCGACCACGGCCACGAGCTGCTGGACGACGTCGGCCGCAGGACCCATCCCGGCTACCCGATGATCGGCCGGCTGCGTGGGCTGGCCGAGATCCGCGGGGTGATGACCGCGGTGGCGGGGCTGCGGCAGCTGCCCGTCTGA